A genomic segment from Daphnia carinata strain CSIRO-1 chromosome 1, CSIRO_AGI_Dcar_HiC_V3, whole genome shotgun sequence encodes:
- the LOC130692333 gene encoding histone-lysine N-methyltransferase, H3 lysine-79 specific-like — protein MVMALELRLHSPAGTEPNIYKWPLTSGRGADKIDGAIELVETIRLVCEDFPEMAMENNILNSYDTKSYESMKSLVDTYNRGIDAILQMEEEGARPERLGRRPSRGLLRHILQQVYNQAVTDPDKLNQYEPFSPEVYGETSYDLVCQMIEHVKVAENDIFIDLGSGVGQVVLQMAASTPCKKAWGIERSEWPNRYAENMDFHFKRLMRWWGKRYGEYKLIKGDFLDKCHTEKVNSANIIFVNNFAFGPNLDHQLKERFADLRDGARIVSSKAFCPLNFRITDRNLTDIGTIIHVSELSPLRGSVSWTGKPVSYYLHIIDRTKLERYFNQLNHHQVKKPKIKEDENSVIVGVGRNKKDINRMLQSDTSSNDSVSQTQPALRVDLEDGLSMPMTETGVNAAGGPTTRRAWQDWCKSSNNSNHDSQSEADEAKKTVKTKPGKPSVAAKGGPGRKPRGRIGKRGGGPRNKRKIQITGLDLLHTQTLLSTTSPQGQKLPPAPGCIDQQLPWNVLPGVIPVHEEIPPTQHLMADDARNIPRALQVYLDTVRNQMMAAISKFKDPEYRNTILREIEFERERKNALSSQAAQLDKQVQKLIDDSVALLRSRFAELGIEFENPTDILNKANEIAMRHKELRAQSNNLQHQISYLMQNEKELRQQQEVMNRGRKLSRLNGEISDPSTVSHESVLKEISIALHQRKRLSCQASKLTSEVTTLERITSVAPAFISRQTVSTSSVSLPNSVSSPGPSQNGFTVSGTQGHAQQVPIVAKPPTAFQPPPRKPNSAGNIRRNQEWPDIPEIGKIDEKNPEILAKKILETGRQIEAGKYGTELTSRGQQTVTEKKIQAPEKNRNSTKMPRPPSATKLPNTTIAHSQTPTPPPSLPTINKTVSVSHADSTPRGYDFEDRLKNLITSVLNDKTNPPTASLGTHDPSVSATLFKQCPTSKFAEPEREGLFARAPPKSSLTSHHQQLTAQQPDYTQFSPAKLALRRHLSQERSYPPHYQQGTESDLSYIRSIGDLVTGEIERSLESSGNLTVPNQHSMARQIYSPISRPNSTDCHTTTATNSSNHANLHVVSLHPSAATSSSECVEGLAASLRDCLRAPSEEMPEPVDSSSTVIARADQEEKAVERGTEEPPGKRKHLSECSNPDVSKEKKHSGETHTQKWQDKFDSRFDRIFTFASTEMDKRRQSTESCSPRTEPFSSPRGKEAMAVMPNETFVNERTPDRKSDSKSSHSSRSNKPKEQKNSKTSEKKQDKSKDRDKSSRSKSSREKDREKDRDKEHRKHSSSSGKHGQNHEKKKTESSGVDKEREREKANEKEKDKEKVKERDKDRDKDKYKDKDKKESSEKRSDDRAEKHKHRERGKEREKHRDKHRDKHRDKESRSSKETKLPKLKEERKDESSSTVESIEVVGNVPNQKVVSKEERVGNEAHGNQLLHLEPRQNVANEDPANGKVKMEAELIDERSQEHNNEGHHHFKKRMVQSQMDWQGADAEPRKEVKQYQTLVDVKPDASRALSSTSCDATTPSEYNKGVSGPADSDGQSKKQNSKSKHSNWTSQITPTAPQLDASDQNSMSSRAGMTVKASLSPTHHQTNCNSSHGISNYAAGAPALHPSSTKPQLHPQSQPPIPSVPMSTSYSTSHYDHLSSAEMNSQPYSQYQQQSCSRSGPQYSEPNYITVPKPGYYPQQQQHGYAATSQPFSGTGNVPHGGSSVFCNSTINGNPSSQFYNPPNQSAAYSGHQSHYLQHSRTTSTGAYAGTPNFSRSVSAAPVQIPQFPESSQAIYGTAPYRSREAPSQPPGPHHAGSSHASGRLPFMHQ, from the exons ATGGTCATGGCATTGGAATTAAGATTACATAGCCCTGCTGGTACAGAGCCCAATATCTACAAGTGGCCATTAACTTCTGGACGTGGAGCT GACAAAATTGATGGTGCTATAGAGCTAGTGGAAACGATACG ATTGGTGTGCGAGGATTTCCCCGAAATGGCCATGGAGAATAACATCCTTAATAGTTACGATACAAAAAG TTATGAGAGTATGAAGAGCTTGGTGGACACGTACAACAGGGGTATCGACGCCATCCTCCAAATG GAGGAAGAAGGGGCTCGGCCAGAAAGATTAGGCCGTCGTCCTTCGCGAGGCCTCTTACGTCACATACTCCAACAAGTCTACAATCAGGCAGTGACAGATCCTGATAAACTCAACCAGTATGAGCCGTTTTCACCTGAG GTATATGGTGAAACGTCCTACGATTTAGTCTGTCAGATGATAGAACACGTTAAAGTGGCTGAGAACGATATTTTTATTGATCTTGGTTCGGGTGTGGGTCAGGTAGTTCTACAAATGGCAGCGTCCACCCCTTGTAAAAAGGCCTGGGGTATTGAAAGATCTGAATGGCCCAATCGCTACGCGGAG AATATGGATTTCCACTTTAAACGGTTGATGCGCTGGTGGGGAAAGCGCTACGGAGAATACAAACTGATCAAAGGGGACTTTCTGGACAAATGCCATACCGAGAAGGTCAATTCTGCCAACATAATTTTTGTCAACAACTTCGCTTTCGGCCCCAATCTCGACCATCAGCTGAAAG AGCGCTTTGCTGATCTCAGAGATGGTGCGCGTATAGTTTCATCCAAAGCATTCTGTCCTCTTAACTTTAGGATAACCGATCGCAATTTAACTG ACATAGGCACTATCATTCATGTTTCAGAGTTATCCCCTCTTAGAGGTTCTGTTTCTTGGACTGGGAAACCTGTATCGTACTATCTCCATATAATTGATCGAACGAAA TTGGAACGTTATTTCAACCAACTGAACCACCATCAGGTGAAAAAACCCAAAATCAAG GAAGATGAGAATTCTGTAATAGTAGGGGTTGGCcgcaacaaaaaagatattaacCGAATGTTACAGAGCGATACCTCGTCAAACGATTCCGTCTCACAGACGCAACCAGCACTCCGTGTTGATTTGGAGGACGGCCTTAGCATGCCCATGACGGAAACCGGTGTGAATGCAGCTGGAGGTCCAACAACACGAAGAGCGTGGCAGGACTGGTGTAAGAGTAGCAATAATAGTAATCATGACAGTCAGAGCGAAGCCGATGAAG CAAAGAAAACTGTCAAGACGAAGCCAGGCAAACCTAGTGTTGCAGCTAAGGGCGGGCCAGGTCGCAAACCCCGCGGCCGAATCGGCAAAAGAGGAGGAGGCCCAcggaacaaaagaaaaatacagatCACGGGTTTGGACTTGCTTCATACTCAAACATTGCTCAGCACGACTTCTCCTCAGGGTCAAAAGCTCCCGCCTGCACCAGGGTGTATTGACCAACAACTACCGTGGAACGTTTTACCTGGTGTAATTCCTGTTCACGAGGAAATTCCGCCAACGCAACACCTAATGGCTGATGATGCAAGGAATATTCCCCGCGCACTTCAG GTGTATCTGGATACAGTCCGTAATCAGATGATGGCGGCAATATCGAAATTCAAGGATCCAGAATATCGCAACACTATATTACGTGAAATAGAATTCGAACGCGAAAGGAAGAATGCATTGAGCTCACAGGCAGCACAATTAGACAAACAG GTCCAGAAATTAATTGATGACAGCGTAGCGTTATTGCGTTCACGGTTTGCTGAACTAGGAATAGAATTTGAGAATCCTACTGACATCTTAAACAAAGCCAATGAAATCGCCATGCGCCACAAGGAATTGCGAGCTCAAAGCAATAATTTGCAGCATCAA ATTTCGTACTTGATGCAAAACGAGAAAGAACTTCGACAGCAACAAGAAGTAATGAACCGTGGCAGAAAGTTGAGTCGGCTTAATGGG GAGATTTCAGACCCTTCTACTGTCAGTCATGAATCGGTTCTCAAGGAGATTTCGATAGCCTTGCATCAGCGCAAAAGGTTAAGTTGCCAAGCGAGCAAGTTAACTTCAGAAGTTACAACTTTGGAACGCATTACCAGCGTAGCTCCTGCGTTCATTTCGCGCCAGACTGTTTCTACCAGTAGCGTATCGCTCCCGAATAGCGTCTCTTCTCCGGGTCCATCGCAAAATGGTTTCACAGTCAGCGGCACGCAAGGTCATGCCCAGCAAGTGCCAATTGTTGCAAAGCCCCCGACTGCTTTCCAGCCACCACCCCGTAAGCCTAATTCAGCAGGAAATATTCGCCGGAATCAAGAATGGCCAGATATACCTGAGATCGGCAAGATTGACGAAAAAAATCCAGAAATACTTGCGAAGAAGATACTTGAAACGGGTAGGCAAATTGAGGCGGGCAAGTATGGCACCGAACTAACATCTCGTGGACAGCAGACAGTtaccgaaaagaaaattcaggcACCCGAGAAGAACCGGAATTCCACCAAAATGCCTCGCCCGCCAAGTGCCACTAAATTACCCAATACAACGATAGCGCATTCGCAGACACCTACTCCGCCACCGTCGCTGCCGACCATTAACAAAACCGTGTCAGTATCACATGCCGATAGCACACCTCGTGGGTATGATTTTGAGGATCGCTTAAAAAATCTCATCACCAGTGTATTAAATGACAAGACTAATCCGCCTACCGCGAGCCTTGGCACACACGATCCATCCGTTTCAGCTACATTATTCAAGCAGTGCCCTACTTCCAAGTTTGCGGAACCGGAACGTGAAGGACTTTTTGCCCGTGCTCCGCCCAAATCGTCTTTAACATCCCATCATCAACAGCTAACAGCACAACAACCTGATTATACCCAGTTTTCACCAGCAAAATTGGCCCTTCGTCGCCATCTATCCCAAGAAAGATCCTACCCACCTCATTATCAACAAGGAACAGAGTCTGACTTGAGCTACATTCGGAGCATTGGAGATCTGGTTACAGGGGAAATTGAGCGTAGCTTGGAATCTTCGGGAAATCTTACAGTTCCTAACCAGCATTCGATGGCACGGCAAATTTACTCTCCGATTTCTCGTCCAAACAGCACTGATTGCCATACAACTACAGCGACTAATTCGTCCAATCATGCTAATTTGCATGTCGTTTCACTTCATCCTTCAGCTGCCACCTCGTCGTCAGAATGCGTTGAAGGATTGGCTGCGTCGCTCCGCGATTGCTTAAGAGCTCCTTCCGAAGAAATGCCAGAACCTGTTGATTCTTCTTCCACGGTTATCGCAAGGGCTGATCAAGAAGAGAAGGCCGTAGAAAGGGGAACGGAAGAACCACcgggaaaaaggaaacatcTTAGTGAATGCTCTAATCCTGATGTTTCTAAAGAGAAGAAACACAGTGGCGAAACGCACACGCAGAAGTGGCAAGATAAATTTGACAGCAGATTTGACCGAATTTTTACATTTGCGTCGACGGAAATGGACAAGCGTCGTCAAAGCACAGAGAGTTGTTCGCCGCGTACCGAACCGTTTTCATCACCTCGCGGTAAAGAGGCGATGGCAGTGATGCCGAATGAGACTTTCGTTAACGAAAGAACGCCAGACAGGAAATCTGATTCGAAATCGAGTCACTCTTCGCGAAGTAACAAGCCGAAGGaacaaaagaattcaaaaacgtCCGAGAAGAAACAAGACAAGTCAAAAGATCGTGACAAGAGCAGCCGGAGCAAGTCGAGCCGGGAGAAAGATCGAGAGAAAGACAGAGACAAGGAGCATCGCAAGCACAGCAGCAGTAGTGGCAAGCATGGTCAGaatcacgaaaagaaaaagactgaATCCAGTGGCGTggataaagagagagaaagggaaaaagccaacgagaaggaaaaagacaaagagaAGGTCAAAGAAAGAGACAAGGACAGGGACAAAGATAAATATAAGGACAAGGACAAAAAGGAAAGCAGTGAAAAGCGATCAGACGACCGTGCGGAGAAGCACAAGCACCGTGAAAGAggcaaagaaagagaaaaacatcgAGATAAGCATCGAGATAAACATCGTGATAAAGAGTCCAGGAGTTCCAAAGAAACGAAGCTGCCCAagttgaaagaagaaagaaaagatgagaGCAGCTCGACTGTCGAGTCGATTGAAGTCGTTGGAAATGTTCCTAATCAAAAGGTGGTTTCAAAAGAGGAGCGAGTCGGCAACGAGGCACATGGTAACCAACTATTACATTTGGAGCCAAGACAAAATGTTGCCAACGAGGATCCGGCCAATGGCAAAGTGAAAATGGAAGCAGAATTAATAGACGAAAGATCGCAGGAACACAACAATGAAGGACATCACCATTTCAAAAAGCGCATGGTCCAAAGTCAAATGGACTGGCAAGGTGCAGATGCTGAACCGCGTAAAGAGGTGAAGCAATACCAAACATTAGTAGACGTGAAACCCGATGCAAGCCGTGCGTTGTCGTCCACTTCCTGTGATGCCACGACTCCATCGGAATACAACAAAGGTGTGTCTGGTCCTGCTGATAGTGATGGCCaatccaaaaaacaaaattctaagAGTAAACATAGTAACTGGACTTCGCAAATAACCCCGACAGCTCCACAGTTAGATGCGTCAGATCAAAATAGCATGTCTTCTAGAGCGGGTATGACTGTAAAAGCCAGTCTGTCGCCTACACATCATCAAACCAATTGCAATTCATCACATGGAATTTCAAACTATGCTGCGGGAGCTCCTGCTCTGCATCCATCATCAACGAAACCTCAATTGCATCCCCAGTCCCAGCCACCTATTCCTTCAGTTCCAATGAGTACTTCATATTCGACGTCTCACTATGATCATCTGTCGTCTGCTGAAATGAATTCGCAACCTTACTCACAGTACCAACAACAGTCCTGCAGTAGAAGCGGACCTCAATACAGTGAACCAAATTACATAACAG TTCCAAAACCTGGTTATTAcccacaacaacagcagcacgGATACGCTGCTACGTCACAGCCATTTTCCGGTACAGGAAACGTGCCACATGGAGGGTCCTCAGTTTTTTGCAATAGTACGATCAATGGTAATCCTTCGAGCCAATTCTACAACCCTCCAAACCAGTCCGCAGCTTACTCCGGCCACCAGTCACATTATCTGCAACATTCACGAACAACCTCAACGG gcg